ATCGCTGAATATCTTGGAAAAAAATTTGATGGTTTAGTATTTAAATCCGCACAACATTTAGATGAAAATTTTAATGTGGTATTGTTTCATTCATCCTCTTTAGTTGAACAAAACAACCCTAAATTCCATCAAGATATTAGTGTGCATTTTTTTGACTATTGGGATTCAGAAAAAATGTCTCCAAGAGTAACTATATGGGAAGAACGATTTAAAGGGCGTATAGTTCAGCATTTACATACAGACCCTTTTGTTAATAAGGTTGTTCCTAGCTTAAAACTAGATCGAGATAATATTTTTGTTTCCGAAATTCAAGGTATCACTTATAAGAGCTCTTCAGAAAAAGTCTCGTTTAATACTTATGAAAAAAAAGAGGTTGATGAATTTTAGTTAGAGTGAATACGTAATAGAGGCTCCTTCGGGAGCCTTATTTATGCCGCTTAGCCAACCAAAGATAAACACTTCATTCCTGATATAGATAAGCTTCCTTTCGATGATTCCTCAATATGTCCACTCCACCACTTCATCATCGATATTCTTCGTTCAAGATAATCAGTACGGTTATAAGCCGCACGTACTTGACTGTCATCTACGTGAGCAAGAGCAGCTTTAATAAGGTCTGATTCAAAGCCTTGTTCATTTAATAATATCTCATTCGTAAGTACGTTAGATAACAATAGAATGGATCTTCGTAGCTAATTTATCTAAGGCTTCTTTTCGTTCCTCTAAGTAATCATACTGGTCATAAATTCCTTCTACACCTTTCAACTTATGATTAAGGCAACGTTCAGCAATATGACCTTGAGTTCCTTGTCTTGCTAATAAGGTTCGGCAGGTTCGACGTAAGTCATGAACAGTAAAGTGCGGAATATCCCCCATTACATTTTTAGGTTGTTTTTTCTTTCCTGCTTCATGTCCAAATAATTTTGTGATGGCTCGGTTTAACGTATCAGACCCCATGTGCGGTTTTTTACTGATCTTTCGACTAGGAAAAACATAATCAGAGTCGAATCCAATAATTTTTAATTCCTCAAACCATGCCTGAACTTCAATAGCTAAAGGAATAGTGAAAGCAACATTAGTTTTACTTCGTTCTTTAGGTAGATGCCATAATCCCTTTTCTAGTTCAAATTCATCCCATCTTGCTTCACATAATTCAGATTTTCTTACCCCTAAACAGATTAATAAAGCACAAGCTAAATAGTTAGAACGACTAAAACTTTCTTTATGTTTACGAGCGGTTGAAAAAAATTGATTTAACTCATCTTCATTTAAAGCTCGAATTTTATTTTTTTCTACACCACCAGCATCTCTGAAAGTAAATGCAGATGCAGGGTTAAAATTCATAAGGTCTAATTTAATACCATGATTAAAAAGCTGCTTACTATAACCTAGAGCATCATTAGCAATCGTTGGGCGACCAGAGTCATTGATCGTATTTATGACTTTACGGATGTCTCTTGCGCTTATTTGATCTAACTTAATATTTCCAATATGAGGAGCAATATCTTTAAGGTAAATTCGTTGAGGTATCGTTGGGTATTTTAGGCGTTTAACTAGAGTTGGATACCAATCATGAAAAAGATCATTAACGGTTTTTATATTCTCTTGTTCAGCTCGTTGGCGCTGGATTAGAGGATCTGCACCTTCACGTAATTGCTTCATCTTAGTTGCGGCATCTAATCGAGCGTCAGCTAAAGATATATCGATGACTTTACCTAGAGTCATTTCTCTGCGTTTTTTATTTGCACTGTAGCGAAGCATCCAAGAAGAATGACCAGATTTAGGTACGACAAGGTAAAGGCCATCACCATCAGCATAACGGTTTGGTTCTCCTTTGATAAGAGCTTGTACAGATTTACTTGTTAATTTTCCCATGATAAAAGTTACCCACCACTGTATAGTGTGGCTAGTATAGCACACCCACCACTTCACCCACCAGTAGGTGGTGGGTATTAGTGAATAGCGGTGGATGCTAATGGACTTTTGTTTGTCTTAATATATTGTTTTTAAATGTATTTTTATTTCGCGCTGAACACTTCTGGATGCTATTCAATATTCTGAATTTGCTCACGCATTTGTTCGATAAGCACTTTCAGCTCAACACCAGATGCAGTGATGTCTGTGCTGATTGATTTAGATGCTAGCGTGTTGGCTTCACGGTTAAACTCTTGCATCATGAAATCCAGTTTACGACCACATGCGCCGCCTTTTTTCATAATACTGTTTGCTTCTTTAACGTGAGAATCTAAACGATCGATCTCTTCAGCCACATCCGATTTTTGAGCTAAAAGGATCAACTCTTGTTCAACACGAGAAGAATCCAGTTCAATTTTCGCATCTTCAAATTTAGTCAGAAGACGGTTGCGTTGCCATTCTAGGATTTCTGGCATGCGAGCACGAACTTTTGCTGCTTCTTCAGTAATAGCATCTAAGCGTTGTACGATAAGTGCTTGCATGTTTGCACCTTCACTTGCACGAGCTTCAATGAAGTCATTTACTGCTAGTTCAAAGTGCTCAAGAAGCTCTTTATTAATCGCATCGAAATCTTGCTCAGGAGCTTCCATTACGCCTTGCCATTGCAGAACTTGGAAAGGGTTAATGCTGCCTTCGCCTGATTCTGTTTTTACCCATTGCGCCGCTTTAATCACTTGGCGAGCTAAATCTTCATTAATTTTTAGTTCGCTGTTTGCTGCATTGTTTGCTTCAAAACGTAGGTGACATTCTACTTTACCGCGAGCAAGACGCTTACGGAAACGCTCACGAAGAACAGGTTCTAAGCCACGGAACTGTTCTGGCATACGGAAATAAGTTTCTAAATAACGTTGGTTTACTGAGCGGATTTCCCACACAGCGTTACCCCAATCTGCTTTTACTTCGCGGCGTGCATAAGCCGTCATACTGTAGATCATGTAAGCGTCCTCAAATCATCAATAGGAAGGATGATGAATAAAATATCGCGATACTATAACAGATAAGCGCAATAGTGAGTAACTAGAGAAACAGGAGCTATGCTTTATTCTTGGACTTGGGTATAATCGGCGACAATTTGTCATAATCAAGGTATCTGCCATGCGTCCTAGCGGAAGAACAGCTCAGCAAGTCCGTCCAATTACACTTACTCGTAACTTTACTGCACACGCAGAAGGTTCAGTATTAGTTGAATTTGGTAATACAAAAGTAATTTGTACTGCAAGTGTTGAAGAAAACGTTCCTCGCTGGTTAAAAGGCAAAGGGAAAGGTTGGGTAACCGCTGAGTACGGTATGTTACCTCGCGCAACACACACTCGTAATCGCCGTGAAGCAGCAAGCGGTAAACAAGGTGGTCGTACGATGGAAATCCAACGTTTGATCGCTCGTAGTTTGCGTGCAGCCGTTGACCTAGAAGCACTAGGTGAACAAATGATCACAGTTGACTGTGACGTTATTCAAGCTGACGGTGGTACTCGTACAGCATCTATTACTGGTGCAAGTGTGGCGTTAGCTGACGCAATTAATCACATGATTGCTACGGGTAAACTAAAGTCGAACCCAATGAAAGGTCATGTAGCGGCGGTTTCTGTTGGTATCTACAACGGCGAAGCAATTTGCGACCTTGAGTATCTAGAAGACTCAGCAGCAGATACAGACATGAACGTTGTCATGATGGAAGATGGCAAAATGATTGAAGTGCAGGGCACGGCAGAAGAAGCGCCGTTCTCTCACCAAGAATTGTTAGACATGCTGGCTCTGGCGCAACAGGGCATCAATGACATTATTGAGAAGCAGAAAGCGGCATTGGCCGAATAATTGATTTTAATAGCTCCTAATTTAGGGGCTATTTTTTTATGTGTTTTTAAGAGCAGGGACGAGAACGCTGTGCTCCGAGAATTGAGGACGGACTTCGTCCTAAAGAAAGAGCAGGATTCAGGACGCTATATTTGCAGGTTTCACAATACAGTTCCTCCCCTTGTTCACTAATGTTACTTGGTAGTAACTGTTGATATAAGGGGAGGCTAGGAGGGGTTGTAAATGATGAGGTTTGGTTTATTTGAATAACGTAAAAACAACATAACCAACCCCCTCTAGCTCCCCCTTGTATTAACTATGTTGATCTCATGGCAGTAGTGATAAAGGGGGAGAATTATTCTTTGTCGCTGTGATAACAGTATTCGTCTCTGAATCTTGAAAGCGTAGCGACTTGAAACCTGTTATTACCAATTTGAAAGTTATAAATTATTAACCAAAAAGAGAGAATGAAAATGAAAGCATACCAGCGTGAGTTTATTGAATTTGCCCTTGAGAAAGAAGTACTAAAGTTTGGTGAGTTTACTTTAAAGTCTGGTCGTAAAAGCCCATATTTCTTTAACGCTGGCTTATTTAATACCGGTCGTGATTTAGCTCGTTTAGGTCGTTTTTATGCAGCAGCATTGGCGGATTCTGGTATTGAATATGACGTATTATTTGGCCCTGCGTACAAAGGCATTCCAATCGCCACAACGACAGCAGTAGCATTAGCTGATCACCATGATACAGATAAGCCATACTGTTTTAACCGTAAAGAAGCAAAAGATCACGGTGAAGGTGGCAACCTAGTTGGTAGTGCACTTGAAGGCCGCATTATGCTAGTTGATGACGTGATCACAGCTGGTACAGCGATTCGTGAATCAATGGAAATCATTCAAGCAAATGGCGCTGATTTAGCAGGTGTTCTTGTGGCTATTGACCGTCAAGAAAAAGGCAAAGGTGAGTTATCGGCGATTCAAGAAGTTGAACGTGACTTCAATTGCTCAATCATTTCGATTGTCAGTCTGACTGACTTAATCTCTTTCTTGGAAGAGAAAGGCGATAATGCTGAGCAACTAGAAGCCGTAAAAGCGTACCGTGCTGAGTTTGGTATCTAATTGATGCTAATCCCTTTAAATAGGGTTAATAATGCTTTTTCAAAATAGAAGAGTAAGTGGTTGATGTTGTATCAGCCACTTTTTTTTGCGCTTCATCTTCAACATTTGCTGTCTGTGTCATATCGACATTTAACCACTCTTTCATGTTCTTCCAGAGCGGTTTATCAAGCTCAGGGTAGCGAGCTAAGAAACAGTTCTTTTCTGAAAACATCTCTTGATAAGCTTGATGCTCAGACATAGTGCCTAAAAGTGGGTACTTCATATGTTGCAGTACTTTATGAACAAATTCAGTACCTTGGTTGTTTTCTTTGCAGCGAGTAATAACAAAGGCTAGCTCAACATTATTATGTTTAAACGCAGGGGAATTAATTAAATCTTTAATGAACCCAAGCATTGAGTGCACATCAATCGGTGATGGTTGGACAGGAAAGATGATCTTATCAACCATAGAAATATACTTCTCCATCTCAAAACGACTAAAGTTAGAGGGAGAATCAATCACTGTGATTTTGGTGTCCGCTTCCAAGCGCAAAGCGAGAGAAAAGGGCACATTTGATGATGGTAAAAAACGAGTTGTTCTTACCCCTTCGGTTTTACTGCCCCAAAAGTGACTTGTTCCTTGAGGGTCAAGATCAATGATTTCCGTTTTTACTTTTTGATGAGCGTAGAAAGACGCCATTGCTATTGCAAACGTGGATTTTCCTGCGCCACCTTTACGGTTGATGACAAGAACTTTTTTACATTGTGCTCGTTTATATCCAACTAACATGATGAACTCATCTATAATCATTGACAATATTATAACTAAGCAATCAATATGCCATGTAATTCAAGTTTGACACGGTAATCTGTCTTAAAGTTTGAACTCGTTACATAAAAAGTAACAATTTCATCTCTCATTTTTTATGAAATACCGCTTCAATTGCTTCGAGTTACGAGTAAACTGAAATAAGACATATATTGAGGTTAAGCCCA
The Aliivibrio fischeri ATCC 7744 = JCM 18803 = DSM 507 DNA segment above includes these coding regions:
- a CDS encoding YicC/YloC family endoribonuclease; amino-acid sequence: MIYSMTAYARREVKADWGNAVWEIRSVNQRYLETYFRMPEQFRGLEPVLRERFRKRLARGKVECHLRFEANNAANSELKINEDLARQVIKAAQWVKTESGEGSINPFQVLQWQGVMEAPEQDFDAINKELLEHFELAVNDFIEARASEGANMQALIVQRLDAITEEAAKVRARMPEILEWQRNRLLTKFEDAKIELDSSRVEQELILLAQKSDVAEEIDRLDSHVKEANSIMKKGGACGRKLDFMMQEFNREANTLASKSISTDITASGVELKVLIEQMREQIQNIE
- a CDS encoding ParA family protein; its protein translation is MLVGYKRAQCKKVLVINRKGGAGKSTFAIAMASFYAHQKVKTEIIDLDPQGTSHFWGSKTEGVRTTRFLPSSNVPFSLALRLEADTKITVIDSPSNFSRFEMEKYISMVDKIIFPVQPSPIDVHSMLGFIKDLINSPAFKHNNVELAFVITRCKENNQGTEFVHKVLQHMKYPLLGTMSEHQAYQEMFSEKNCFLARYPELDKPLWKNMKEWLNVDMTQTANVEDEAQKKVADTTSTTYSSILKKHY
- the rph gene encoding ribonuclease PH, with the protein product MRPSGRTAQQVRPITLTRNFTAHAEGSVLVEFGNTKVICTASVEENVPRWLKGKGKGWVTAEYGMLPRATHTRNRREAASGKQGGRTMEIQRLIARSLRAAVDLEALGEQMITVDCDVIQADGGTRTASITGASVALADAINHMIATGKLKSNPMKGHVAAVSVGIYNGEAICDLEYLEDSAADTDMNVVMMEDGKMIEVQGTAEEAPFSHQELLDMLALAQQGINDIIEKQKAALAE
- the pyrE gene encoding orotate phosphoribosyltransferase, which codes for MKAYQREFIEFALEKEVLKFGEFTLKSGRKSPYFFNAGLFNTGRDLARLGRFYAAALADSGIEYDVLFGPAYKGIPIATTTAVALADHHDTDKPYCFNRKEAKDHGEGGNLVGSALEGRIMLVDDVITAGTAIRESMEIIQANGADLAGVLVAIDRQEKGKGELSAIQEVERDFNCSIISIVSLTDLISFLEEKGDNAEQLEAVKAYRAEFGI
- a CDS encoding tyrosine-type recombinase/integrase, with amino-acid sequence MGKLTSKSVQALIKGEPNRYADGDGLYLVVPKSGHSSWMLRYSANKKRREMTLGKVIDISLADARLDAATKMKQLREGADPLIQRQRAEQENIKTVNDLFHDWYPTLVKRLKYPTIPQRIYLKDIAPHIGNIKLDQISARDIRKVINTINDSGRPTIANDALGYSKQLFNHGIKLDLMNFNPASAFTFRDAGGVEKNKIRALNEDELNQFFSTARKHKESFSRSNYLACALLICLGVRKSELCEARWDEFELEKGLWHLPKERSKTNVAFTIPLAIEVQAWFEELKIIGFDSDYVFPSRKISKKPHMGSDTLNRAITKLFGHEAGKKKQPKNVMGDIPHFTVHDLRRTCRTLLARQGTQGHIAERCLNHKLKGVEGIYDQYDYLEERKEALDKLATKIHSIVI